One part of the Tenacibaculum sp. 190130A14a genome encodes these proteins:
- a CDS encoding FAD binding domain-containing protein: MIQFILNNQLIKTSAHAGITLLDFIRDNKQLKGTKIGCREGDCGACTVLVGELKDNKVTYQSNTSCISPLGNANGKHIVTVEGVNLPNELNTVQKAMTDNYATQCGFCTPGFVVSMTGYALENNKANSCNDAISGNICRCTGYKSIEKAGLAVEEKLQQKDENNAVAWLINEGFVPNYFDTIPERLSQLQPKTFEKNGVKVANGTDVYVRYADQMAEEDVHLLTDQNALKGISFSEGVCTLGANTTVTEIAESKKLQTVFPKLKQFLKLVSSEQIRNMGTIGGNFVNASPIGDMSIFFLALNSTLTIQKEDGSERQIPFQEFHQNYKVYDLHDNEILKDISFKVPQSNDKFNFEKVSKRTHLDIASVNAAGRITVENDLITDAHFSVGGTAAIPKYLSKTNAFLIGKTINSETVKEAETILQSEISPISDVRGASEYKRLLAKQLFFAHFIELFPKQVELKKLMA, translated from the coding sequence ATGATACAATTTATACTAAATAATCAACTAATAAAGACATCTGCACATGCAGGTATTACATTACTTGATTTCATTCGAGACAACAAACAATTAAAAGGTACAAAAATAGGATGTAGAGAAGGTGACTGTGGTGCTTGTACTGTTTTAGTTGGAGAATTAAAAGATAATAAAGTAACCTACCAAAGTAATACATCATGTATTTCTCCTTTAGGAAATGCTAATGGTAAACATATTGTTACTGTAGAAGGAGTTAATCTTCCTAATGAATTAAATACAGTGCAAAAAGCCATGACCGATAACTATGCTACCCAATGTGGTTTTTGTACACCTGGGTTTGTGGTTTCTATGACTGGATATGCGTTAGAAAACAATAAGGCTAACTCTTGTAATGATGCTATTAGCGGAAATATTTGTAGATGTACCGGTTATAAATCAATAGAAAAAGCTGGATTGGCTGTTGAAGAAAAACTACAGCAAAAGGATGAAAATAATGCTGTAGCTTGGTTAATTAATGAAGGATTTGTTCCTAACTATTTTGATACCATTCCTGAAAGACTATCGCAACTTCAACCAAAAACTTTTGAAAAGAATGGAGTAAAAGTTGCTAATGGTACCGATGTATATGTGCGTTATGCTGATCAAATGGCAGAAGAAGATGTACATTTATTAACCGATCAAAATGCGTTAAAAGGAATTTCTTTTTCTGAAGGAGTATGTACTTTAGGAGCCAATACGACGGTTACTGAAATAGCTGAAAGTAAAAAGCTGCAAACTGTATTCCCTAAGTTAAAACAGTTTTTAAAATTGGTTTCTTCTGAACAAATTAGAAACATGGGAACTATTGGAGGTAACTTTGTAAACGCATCTCCTATTGGTGATATGTCTATTTTCTTTTTAGCCTTAAACTCTACCTTGACTATTCAAAAAGAAGATGGAAGCGAGCGACAAATTCCTTTCCAAGAATTTCATCAAAATTATAAAGTATACGATTTACATGACAATGAGATTTTAAAAGACATTTCTTTTAAAGTGCCTCAATCAAATGATAAATTCAACTTTGAAAAAGTAAGTAAACGTACACATTTAGATATTGCTAGTGTAAATGCTGCTGGAAGAATAACTGTTGAAAATGACCTTATCACTGATGCTCATTTTTCTGTTGGAGGAACAGCAGCAATTCCTAAGTATTTATCTAAAACCAATGCGTTTCTTATTGGAAAAACGATCAATTCTGAAACAGTTAAAGAAGCAGAGACTATTTTACAATCAGAAATCTCACCGATTAGTGATGTTAGAGGAGCTTCAGAATACAAGCGTTTGTTAGCAAAACAATTGTTCTTTGCACACTTTATCGAATTATTTCCAAAGCAAGTTGAACTTAAAAAACTGATGGCCTAA
- a CDS encoding xanthine dehydrogenase molybdopterin binding subunit gives MKTMKNIDSFTHVRGESLFVDDLMLRQDTLFGLVFDSPKAHGKIKSVDYSKAEALEGVVKIFTYKDVLGENQIGGIIPDEPLWAEDEVHFWGQPIAFIVAESEAIAKKARTLISIDIEELPVITTAKQAKEKQSFINAPRSFKLGDSNAEFANCDYVFEGETFSNGQEHLYLETQGCYAVPQENGNIKLTSSTQGPTAVQKTAAKVLGIPMHKIEVDVIRLGGGFGGKEDQATPWAVMTAVAVQHLNRPVKYMLNRHDDLRMTGKRHPYSSFYKIGLTKDLKIKAFEVEFLQNSGAAADLSPAIAERTLFHATNSYFIPNVSTTVYSCKTNLPPNTAFRGFGGPQGMFVIESAIADAAAQIGINRRQIQEANLLAENDEFSYGQIATEVQAQKAWFSAKEKFEFEKLEQEVAQFNQENELFKKGISLMPIAFGISFTNTPMNHARALIHIYQDGSVGVSTGAVEMGQSVNTKMLQVAQSILGISANKVKLETTNTTRVANTSPTAASSTADLNGKAVEMACNSLVERLTKVAADLLSTQETNVSFKEDAVFVDNTKTEITWEALIAEAMLRRVALSENAHYATPIIHFDKTKEKGHPFAYHVYGTAVTTVTVDCIRGNYEIDSVKIVHDFGKSMNIGIDVGQVEGALAQGIGWMTMEEIAYNDDGRLLSNALSTYKVPDIFSAPKTVDTIPLETEGNPLAIQKSKAVGEPPLMYGIGAYFAIQQAVKEFNPNYKLKFHAPFTPEKVLMSLYEK, from the coding sequence ATGAAAACAATGAAGAATATTGACAGTTTTACACATGTTCGAGGAGAATCATTGTTTGTTGATGATTTAATGCTACGTCAAGATACCTTGTTTGGATTGGTATTTGACTCACCAAAAGCACATGGAAAAATAAAATCGGTAGACTATTCTAAGGCAGAAGCTTTAGAAGGAGTTGTAAAGATATTTACATACAAAGACGTTTTAGGAGAAAACCAAATTGGAGGAATCATTCCTGATGAACCTCTTTGGGCAGAAGATGAAGTACATTTCTGGGGACAACCTATTGCCTTTATCGTTGCAGAAAGCGAAGCCATTGCCAAAAAAGCAAGAACTTTAATTAGTATTGATATTGAAGAGCTTCCTGTAATAACTACCGCAAAACAAGCAAAAGAAAAGCAGAGTTTTATCAATGCTCCACGCTCCTTTAAGCTAGGAGATTCTAATGCTGAATTTGCGAATTGTGATTACGTATTTGAAGGAGAAACCTTTTCTAACGGACAAGAACATTTATATCTTGAAACGCAAGGATGTTATGCAGTACCTCAAGAAAACGGAAACATCAAATTAACCTCATCTACCCAAGGCCCCACTGCTGTTCAAAAAACAGCCGCAAAGGTATTAGGAATACCAATGCATAAAATTGAAGTAGATGTAATTCGTTTAGGTGGTGGTTTTGGTGGAAAAGAAGATCAAGCAACACCTTGGGCAGTAATGACTGCGGTTGCCGTACAACACCTAAATCGCCCTGTGAAATATATGTTGAATCGACATGATGATTTACGAATGACCGGAAAGCGTCATCCATATTCATCGTTCTATAAAATCGGTTTAACCAAAGATTTAAAAATAAAAGCTTTTGAAGTAGAGTTTTTACAAAACTCTGGAGCAGCAGCAGATTTATCTCCTGCAATTGCCGAGCGAACTTTATTTCATGCTACCAATAGCTATTTTATTCCTAATGTAAGTACTACAGTATATAGCTGTAAAACAAACTTACCTCCTAATACGGCTTTCCGAGGATTCGGAGGTCCGCAAGGAATGTTTGTTATCGAAAGTGCTATTGCCGATGCTGCAGCACAAATTGGAATTAACAGACGACAAATTCAAGAAGCTAATTTATTGGCAGAAAACGACGAGTTTTCTTACGGACAAATCGCTACAGAAGTACAGGCTCAAAAAGCTTGGTTCTCTGCTAAAGAAAAATTCGAATTTGAAAAATTAGAGCAAGAAGTAGCTCAGTTCAATCAAGAAAATGAATTGTTTAAAAAAGGAATTTCTTTAATGCCTATCGCATTCGGAATTTCTTTTACAAACACTCCTATGAATCATGCCAGAGCTTTGATACATATTTATCAAGATGGTAGTGTAGGTGTTTCTACAGGAGCAGTTGAAATGGGGCAAAGTGTAAATACTAAAATGCTACAAGTAGCACAATCGATTTTAGGTATTTCTGCGAACAAAGTAAAGCTAGAAACTACCAACACTACCCGTGTTGCCAATACCTCTCCTACTGCGGCGAGTTCTACTGCCGACTTAAATGGTAAGGCTGTTGAAATGGCTTGTAATTCATTAGTAGAGCGATTAACTAAGGTTGCTGCCGATCTGCTTTCTACACAAGAAACAAATGTTTCTTTTAAAGAGGATGCAGTTTTTGTTGACAATACCAAAACAGAGATTACTTGGGAAGCATTAATTGCAGAAGCTATGCTGCGTCGTGTTGCTTTGTCTGAAAATGCACATTACGCAACACCAATCATTCACTTTGATAAAACCAAAGAAAAAGGACATCCTTTTGCCTATCATGTATACGGTACCGCTGTTACAACGGTAACGGTTGATTGTATTCGTGGGAATTACGAAATAGACAGTGTGAAGATTGTACATGACTTCGGAAAATCAATGAATATCGGAATTGATGTTGGTCAGGTAGAAGGAGCTTTAGCACAAGGTATTGGTTGGATGACTATGGAAGAGATTGCCTATAACGATGATGGTCGTTTGCTTTCAAACGCTTTATCAACCTATAAAGTTCCAGACATCTTTTCTGCTCCAAAAACGGTAGATACGATTCCATTAGAAACAGAAGGAAATCCTTTGGCTATTCAAAAGTCAAAAGCTGTAGGAGAACCTCCATTAATGTATGGTATTGGAGCTTATTTTGCCATTCAACAAGCCGTAAAAGAGTTTAATCCGAATTATAAATTAAAGTTCCACGCACCTTTTACACCTGAAAAAGTGTTGATGAGCTTATACGAGAAATAG
- a CDS encoding XdhC family protein, giving the protein MKFWQYIHDKLQLQQKVFVLTVIENFGSSPGRKGFKMLIAEDGFIYGSVGGGVMEFALVEEAKELLQKENTPPFIKKQIHKGNIKDGSGMICSGEQTVAFHCLNKQHISVVESIIDCLKNGAKGTLSLTPNAFDFSTTKISVQFEYQINTKVDWFFKEHIGFKETLYIVGGGHVGVAVSELFVKLGFYVVVFDNRENLNTLENNQTAHKKLVIDYNNIENHIDASSSSYVAIMTNKYTDDKLVLSKLIHHNYGFLGVLGSKAKLHTMWEVLQNEGITQAQLDKVHAPIGLSIKSETPEEIAVSIAAQVIQVKNQNRT; this is encoded by the coding sequence ATGAAATTCTGGCAATACATACACGATAAACTTCAACTACAACAAAAAGTATTTGTTTTAACAGTCATTGAAAACTTTGGAAGTTCACCAGGACGCAAAGGTTTTAAAATGTTAATTGCTGAAGACGGATTTATCTATGGTTCTGTAGGTGGTGGTGTTATGGAATTTGCTTTGGTGGAAGAAGCTAAGGAATTATTACAAAAGGAAAACACGCCTCCTTTTATCAAAAAACAAATTCATAAAGGAAACATCAAAGATGGATCAGGAATGATTTGTTCTGGAGAGCAAACGGTGGCTTTTCATTGCTTAAACAAGCAACATATTTCTGTTGTTGAAAGTATTATTGATTGTTTAAAAAATGGCGCAAAAGGAACACTTTCTTTAACTCCGAATGCTTTTGACTTTAGCACAACGAAAATCTCTGTGCAATTTGAATATCAAATAAACACTAAAGTAGATTGGTTTTTTAAAGAGCATATTGGGTTTAAAGAAACCCTTTATATTGTTGGTGGCGGACATGTTGGAGTAGCTGTTTCAGAGCTTTTTGTAAAGTTAGGGTTTTATGTAGTTGTTTTTGATAATAGAGAAAACCTCAACACTTTAGAAAATAACCAAACTGCTCATAAAAAGTTGGTGATTGACTATAATAATATTGAAAACCATATTGACGCTTCTTCAAGCAGTTATGTAGCAATTATGACCAACAAATATACCGATGATAAATTAGTATTAAGTAAGTTAATACATCATAACTATGGTTTCTTAGGTGTTTTGGGTAGTAAAGCTAAATTACATACCATGTGGGAAGTTTTACAAAACGAAGGTATTACGCAAGCACAATTAGATAAGGTACATGCTCCTATTGGACTCTCTATAAAAAGTGAAACCCCAGAAGAAATTGCCGTAAGTATTGCCGCACAGGTTATTCAGGTAAAGAATCAAAATAGAACGTAA
- a CDS encoding tetratricopeptide repeat protein, giving the protein MKKTINTSLLFILSFISQIGFSQEYLEEFYKYLDTNDTINQVKILEKWKSEEPNDPELFTSYFNYHFNKSRKEVLALTNDQPNDDSLIIKDSLNQNVGFIGSQVVFDEKELQKGLDKIDEGIQRYPNRLDMRFGKIYALGQIYKWNDFASEIIQTVKYSTKNNNNWTWTKNKKYEGGQKEFLLSIQSYQLQLYNTGDDALLKHVQDIANTILNYYPNHIESLSNLSITYLVAKEYDKAIAVLLRAEKITPDDPVILGNLAHGYKLKGNKKKAIEYYKKLAKHDKEDVKAFAKKQITELNQ; this is encoded by the coding sequence ATGAAAAAAACAATAAACACATCATTACTATTCATTCTAAGTTTTATATCACAAATCGGTTTTAGTCAAGAGTATCTTGAAGAATTTTACAAGTATCTCGACACCAACGACACCATCAATCAAGTAAAAATTTTAGAGAAATGGAAATCTGAAGAACCTAACGATCCTGAGTTATTTACTAGCTATTTCAATTACCACTTTAACAAATCGAGAAAAGAAGTACTAGCTTTAACAAATGACCAACCTAATGATGATAGTCTTATTATTAAAGACAGTTTAAATCAAAATGTTGGTTTCATTGGAAGTCAGGTAGTTTTTGATGAAAAAGAACTACAAAAAGGCTTAGACAAAATAGACGAGGGAATACAACGCTATCCAAACCGCCTTGATATGAGATTTGGAAAAATCTATGCACTTGGTCAGATTTATAAATGGAATGATTTCGCTTCAGAAATAATTCAAACAGTAAAATACTCCACTAAAAATAATAACAACTGGACTTGGACTAAAAACAAAAAGTATGAAGGAGGGCAAAAAGAGTTTCTCTTAAGTATTCAAAGTTACCAACTACAGTTATACAATACAGGAGATGATGCACTACTTAAACACGTACAAGATATTGCAAATACTATTTTAAACTATTATCCGAATCATATAGAAAGTTTATCTAATCTATCTATTACATACTTAGTAGCAAAAGAATATGACAAAGCAATAGCAGTACTTTTAAGAGCTGAAAAAATAACTCCAGATGATCCAGTTATTCTAGGAAATCTTGCACATGGATATAAGCTTAAAGGAAATAAGAAAAAAGCTATTGAATATTATAAAAAACTAGCTAAACATGACAAGGAAGATGTTAAAGCTTTTGCAAAAAAACAGATTACTGAGTTAAATCAATAA